The Plantactinospora sp. KBS50 sequence CGTCCAGGTGCCCGCGGGCCAGTCCGGCGTCCCCGCCGGAGCCGCCCAGCCCGGCCCGCACCGCCACCTCCACGTCCAGGCCCGTGGTGCGTTCGATGTCGGCGATCAGGTCGGGCAGGGACTGGTCCAACCGGTGCCGCAGCAGCGCCAACTCCCGGCCGTACGCCTTGAGCCGGGCGTATCCCTCGGCCGAGTACCGCTGGGCCGGGCCGAGATCGGCCAGCGCCTCCACCAGGGTGGCCTCGTCCAGGCTGTCGGTGACGATCTCCGGATCGACGGCGCCGGCCTCCTCGACAACCGGAAACAGCGGCCGGTGCCCGCCTGCGCCGAGCCCCGGCTCCGGCTGCGCTTCGGCGGCGGCGAGCCGGGGCAGCTCACGCCGGGCCGTGGCGATCGCCCGCGCCCGGCGGTGCAGCTCCACCAGGTCCCGGGGGCCGATCCGCCACCGCGCGCCGGTGAGCAGCCGCAGCAGCGCGGCCCCGTCGGTCGGGTCGGCCAGCACCCGCAGGGTGCAGACCACGTCCTGGACCTCGGGGGTGTCCAACAGGCCGCCCAGCCCCATCACCTCGACGGGCAGGCCGCGCGCCCGCAGCGCCGCCTCGATCGCCGGGATCTGGCTGCGCAGTCGCACCAGCACGGCGGTGCTGGGCCGCCGGTCCAGCGGGATCTGCTCCGGCAGCGCGGTGCTGCGCGCCGCGCCGCGCCAGGCCGCGAGGATGCCGTCGGCGATCCACTCCGCCTCGTCCGCGTACGTGGGCAGCAGCGCGCAGCACACGGTGTCGGCCGGCGCCCCGCGGGCCGTGCGGCCGGGGATCGGCTCGGCGGTGCTGTACGCGGCGGACAGCTCCGCGACCTCGGCACCGGCGCTGCGCAGCGGCGCCGACAGGGCGTTGGCCACCCGGAGGATCTCGGGCCGGTTCCGCCAGCTGGTGCTCAGGGTCAGCGCGTGGGCCGCTCCCCCGTCCGGCCGGGGAAACTCGGTGGGGAAGCGGTCGAGCGTGCCCGCGCTGGCGCCGCGCCAGCCGTAGATGGACTGGCACGGGTCGCCCACCGCGGTCACCGGATGCCCGCCGCCGAACAGCGAGCGCAGCAGCACCACCTGGGCGTGGCTGGTGTCCTGGTACTCGTCCAGCAGCACCACCCGGTACCGCTCCCGCTCGGTCGCGCCGACCTCCGGATGCTCCCGGGCCACCCGCGCGGCCCGCAAGAGCTGGTCGCCGAAGTCCATCGCCTCGAAGTCCAGCTTGCGCTGCTGGAACGCCCGCACCAGGGGAAGCAGCTTGAGCCGGGTCTGCTGGACGCCGAGCGCCCGGCGCACGTCCGCGTACACCCGGCCGGGCCGGGACTGCACCTCGGCGAAGAACCGGCCGGTCCAGGCCGCCAGGTCGCCCGGCTCGACCAGGTGCTCGGCCAGCTCCGCGGCGAGCGCCAGCACCGCGTCGGTGATGGTGGCCGGGGTCCGGTCCACCCCGGTCATGTCACCGTCGTAGGTGCGCACCAGCCAGTCCACGACCTGCCAGCGCGCCGCCTCGGTGAGCAGCCGGGTGGCCGGCTCGTACCCGGAACGCAGGCCGTGCTCGGTGACCACCCGGGCGGCGTACGAGTGGTAGGTGGCCACGGTCGGCTCGCCGCCGATCAGGTCGCCGTCCCGGTCCCGCGGGTCCCGACCCAGCCGCCGGACCAGCTGGCCGAGCCGGGTCCGTACCCGGTGCGCCAGCTCGCCGGCCGCCTTGCGGGTGAAGGTCAGGCCGAGGATCTGCTCCGGCCGCGCGTACCCGTTGGCCACCAGCCAGACCACCCGGGCGGCCATCGTCTCGGTCTTGCCCGACCCGGCGCCGGCGACCACCAGCAGCGGCTCGACCGGCGCCGCGACGATGGCCGCCTGTTCCCGGGTGGGCGCCGGCAGCCGGAGCAGCCGGGCCAGCTCGACCGGGGTGTACCGGGGACCGGCGTCGGCGGCCGGCGGCGCCGGCGCGGCGGCGAAGAGCGAGGGCTGGGTCACTGCGGCTCGACCACCTGCCGGCCCTGCCCGGAGATCGGGCAGGAGCTGCGCACCGGGCAGACCCGGCAGCGCGAGTTGGCGACCGCCGCGAAGGTCGAGGCGGCCATCGTCTCCGCGGTACGCCGCACCATGTCCCGCGCCCAGCCCTCCTCGGCGCCGTCGGCGCCCTCGGCGGGCTGGTTCTGCTCCTTCGCGTCCCGGGCGGAGGTGCCGAGCTGCACCAGCGCGGCGCCGCCGGGACGGTCACCGTGCTCGGCGAACCCGCCCGCCTCGACCGCGGCCTGATAGCCGGCCAGTTGCGGATGCTCGGCGAGTTCGGCGGCGGCCACCGCCGTGGTCCGGCCGGTCTTCAGGTCGATGACCACGAGCCGGCCCTGGTCGTCCACCTCCAGCCGGTCCACCCGTCCGGTCAGCTGCACCGGGCGGGTGGGGTCGTCGAGCACGACCGCGAACTCCTGCTCGATGGCGAGCAGCCGGCGCGGGTTGTCGGCCAGCCAGCGCAGCAGCTTGTCGACCATGCCCTCGGCCCGGGCGCGTTCCGGCCCCACCATCCACCGGGCGGCCAGCTCGATCGCGTCGAACCGGGCGGCCACGTAGTCGATCAGCCGTTCCCGGTCCACGCTCGCGTCCTCGGCCAGCATGGCCGCCGCGTGCACCAGGTTGCCCACCCCCTGCGCGGCGCTGGCCGGCGCCCGTCCGCCGTGCCGTTCCAGCAGCCAACGCAGGCTGCACCGCAGCGCGCTCTCCATTCCCGACGGCGTGACCGGCACCGGTACGCCGTCGTCGTACAGCGGCCGGTCGTCGGAGAGCGCCCGCAGCCCCCACCAGTCGTCGGGGTGCGCGCCGGACACGCCCGCGGCGGCCAGCCGGGCCAGTTCCGCGGCCGCCGCCGCCCGGCGGTCCGGCGCCGAGGCCGGGTCGGTCACCGCCGTGCGCAGCTCGGCCACCAGCGCCGGCAGGGTGAGCGCGCGGGACAGCCGCCCCGCCGGCAGTTCGGCCTCCCCGTCGTCCAGTTCCGCGGGGGCCGGCCCCCGCCGGTACGCGGAGCCGGCGGCTGCCGGTCCGCGGGGGTCCGGTCGCCGGGGGTCCGGTCGCCGGGGGTCCCCGACCGCCGCGGGTCGTCGACTGCCGGGCCGGGCCGCGGGCCGCCGGGTCCCGGGTTGTCGGGTCCCGAGCCGCCGGGCCGCGGGCCGTCGGGTCCCGGGCCGTCGGGTCCCGGGCCGTCCGGTGCCGGGCCGTCCGGTGCCGGGCCGTCCGGTGCCGGGCCGTCCGGCCGCTGGCCGCCGTCGCCGGGCTCCGCACCGGCCAGCTCGTACAGGAACCGGCTCGGCTGCTCCTCGTGGTCGGCGCCGCCCACGGCCGCCGACGACACGGCGCTGACCAGCAGTTTCCGCCGCGCCCGACTGGCGGCCACATAGAACAGCCGGCGTTCCTCGTCCAGCAGGGCCGAGGTCTGGCCGACAAGCGTGGCGGTGCTGCCGGCGCCCCGACCCCGCCCGGCGACCATGTCGACCAGCCGCTCCGAGCCGAGCAGGCTGCCGCGCAGCCGCAGGTCGGGCCAGATGCCCTCCTGGACGCCGACCACGGCCACCACGTCCCACTCCAGGCCCTTGGCCGCGTGCGCGGTGAGCAGCCGTACCGCCTCGCCCCGGTCGGCGACCGGCGCGAGGGTGTCGGCGGGCAGGTCCTGGCCGAGCACGTGGTCGAGGAAGACCTCGGTCCGCGCGCCCGGCAACCGGTCGACGAACCGGGCGGCGGCGTCGAACAGCACCAGCACGGCGTCCAGGTCCCGGTCGGCGGCCTCGGCGCGCCAGCGCACGCCCGCCTCGTCGCCGGCCGCCACCCGTTCCCGGCGGCTCGCGGCGAACCACCGGTCGGCCAGCCCGCTGCCCTGCCAGACCGCCCACAGCACGTCCTCCACGGTGTTGCCCGGCCGGGCGGCGGTCTGGCGGGCGGTGGCGACGAGCCCGGCGAGCGCCTTCGCGGGCGCCGCCCAGCGCCGGTCCACCGCGGCCAGCCCGGCCGGGTCGCGGAGCGCCTCCACCAGCAGTTCCCCGGAGGGCCGCCGGTCGCCCGCGGCCAGCGCGAGCGCCCGCAGGCCCTGCCGCAGCCGCCGCTCGGCCAGCGGGTCGGCGCCGCCCAGCGGCGAGTGCAGCAGGGCGACCGCGGCCTCCTCGTCAAGCCGCTCGGGCTCCAGCGCGCAGCGCAGGAGCAGCAGCAGCGGCGCCACCGCCGGTTGCAGGTGCAGCGGCAGATCCTCGCCGTGCACCACGGTGGGCACCCCGGCCGCGTGCAGGGCGCGCTGGACCGAGGGCAGCTGCAGGGTGGTCGAGCGGACCAGCACGGCCATCCGGGACCACGGCACGTCGTCCAGCAGGTGCGCGCTGCGCAGCGCGTGCGCCAGGTAGGCGGACTCGCTGGTGGCCGAGCGGAAGGTGCGCACGGCCACCTCGCCGGGATCGGACCCGGGACCCGGGCCGGGAGGCGACCCGGGAGGCGACGCGGCGGGCGACCCGGGAGGCGATCCGGGGCGGGGCGCCGGGCGCAGGTCGCGGTGCGCCACCGGCCCGCGCAGCCGGACGGCCACCCGGCGCAGGCCGGCCAGCAGGACCGGCCCGGCCCGGTACGAGGTGGTCAGCAGCAGCGTCCGGGCCACCGCCCCGGAGGCGGTGCGGAACCGGTGCGGGAAGTTGGCGATGCCGCTCGGGTCGGCGCCGCGGAAGGCGAACGTGGACGAATCGGGGTCGGCGAAGGCGACCAGCGCGCTCCCCCCGCCGGCCACCAGGGCCAGCAGGTCGCGCTGCGCCGGGTCGGTGTCGGCGAACTCGTCCACGTACACGTACGCGAGCCGGTGCCGCTCGGCGGCCAGCAGGTCGGGATCGTCCGCGAGCAGCCCCGAGGCGGCCCGGACCAGCTCGGCGGGGTCGTAGGCGGCCGAGCCCCGGGTGGTGGCGTCGCGCAGGGCGAGCACCGAGACGTACTCCCGCAGGAAGCGCGCGGCGGCCGGCCAGTCGGCCCGGTCGGCCTCCCGGCCGAGCCGGGTCAGCCCGGCCGGCCCGATGCCCCGTTCGGCGGCCCGCATGAGCAGGTCACGGAGCTGTTCGGCGAAGGCCCGGGTACGCAACGCGGGGTGCAGCCCCACCGGCCAGCCCGACGGATCCCCCTCGTCGGCGTCCGCCGCGTCCAGCAGTTCCCGGATGATCAGGTCCTGTTCCGGCCCGGTGAGCAGCCGCGGGGCCGGTTCGCCGCGCTCGGCCGCGGCACGCCGGAGCAGCCCGAATGCGTACGCCGGGAACGTGCGGACCAGCGGCTCGTGCACCACCCGGTGCCCGTCGCCGGCGATCCGCCGCTCGATCCGGTGCCGCAGCTCGGTCGCCATCCGGCGGCCGAACGTCAGCACCAGGATCCGCTCCGGGTCCACCCCCTCGGCGATCCGGGCGGCCACCGCCTCCACCAGCAGGCTGGTCTTGCCGGTGCCGGGGCCGCCGATCACCAGCAGCGGGCCACCGGTGTGCGCGACCACCTCGGCGTGCACGGGGTCGTCGAACCGCGCCGGCGCGCCGTCGGGCCGCCGGCGGACCAACCGGTACGCCTGCACGCCGCCCATCAGATCACGCCGGTACGACCGGCGGCCGGCAAGGAAGGGCCCTCGGCGCCGGTGCCGGCGCCCGAAGGGTCGTTCCGCGCGTCGGCGTCAGCCGAGCCGTTCCTCGATGGCCTCCAGCGCCGCGGGTACGGAGTCGGCCACCGCCAGCATGTCGATGGCGCTGCGGGACACGAACCGGGTGCCGGCCAGCCCCACCAGCCAGTCCACCAGTCCGGTGTAGAAGCCCCCGGCGTCCAGCAGCACCACCGGCTTGCGGTGGATGCCCAGGGTGGCCGTGGTCCAGACCTCGAACAGCTCGTCGAGGGTGCCCAGCCCGCCCGGCAGGGTCAGGAAGGCGTCCGACTTCTCGATCATGACGTTCTTGCGGTCGAGCATGCCCTCGGTCACGATCAGTTCGTCGGCGCTGACGTCCGCCACCTCGCGGTCCACCAGCAGTTGCGGGATGACCCCGAGGGTGTGCCCGCCGCCGCTGCGCGCGCCGTCGGCGACCGCGCCCATCATGCCCACACAGCCGCCGCCGGAGACCAGCGTGTGGCCGCGGCGGGCGATCTCCCGGCCGGTCTGGGCGGCAATGTCCAGCCAGGACGGCTCCAGGGTCCGGGACGAGGCGCAGAAGACGCAGATGGCGGCCATGGTTTCGGTCAGCGCTCCTTCGAGTCGGCGGCGGACTTCCGGTACGCGGCCTGCTGGTCGGCCGCGGTCCGGGCGACAGCCTCATCCTCCCGGGCCCGTTGCTCGGCCGTGAGCGCCGCGTCCGCATCGACGATATGCCGTACCGCCTCCGGCACGCTGTCGGTGACACAGACGAGTTCCAGGTCCACCTGGCTGATCTTGCCGTCCGCGGCCATGGTGTCCCGGAGCCAGTCGAGCAGCCCCCGCCAGTACGCCGTGCCCATCAGCACCACCGGGAACCGGGTGACCTTGCCGGTCTGCACCAGGGTGAGCGCCTCGAACAGTTCGTCCATGGTGCCGAAGCCGCCGGGCAGCACCACGAACGCCTGCGCGTACTTCACGAACATGGTCTTGCGGGCGAAGAAGTAGCGGAAGTCGATGGCGAGATCGACCCAGTCGTTGAGGCCCTGCTCGAAGGGCAGTTCGATGCCCAGCCCGACGGAGAGCCCGCCCGCCTCGCTGGCGCCCCGGTTGGCCGCCTCCATCACCCCCGGCCCGCCGCCGGTGATGACCGCGTAGCCGGCCCCGGCCAGGGCGCCGCCCAACTTCTCGGCCAGCTTGCACTCGGGGCTGTCCGGCCCGCTGCGGGCGGACCCGAAGACGCTGACCGCCGGCGGGAGGTCGGCCAGCGTGTCGAACCCCTCGACGAACTCCGACAGGATCCGCAGTGCCCGCCAGGCGTCCTTGGTCTTCCAGTCGGCCCGCGACCGCGAATCCAGCAGCCGCTGGTCGGCGGTGCTGGCCGGGATGGCCTCGCGACGCAGCGTGACCGCGCCCCGGTGCCACTCCCGGGCGCGCACCCGGCCACCGTCCCCATCCTGTTTCATGCGGTCAACCGTAGTGCGGGCACCGCGGCGGCGACCGGCGTCCGGGTCGGTCCCGGCCGCCGGATCGCCCGCCACCGGCACGCAGCGCCACCGATCACCGACACCGCGCAACAATCGGGGGCCGGTGTGAAGTTTCCGACCGAAACATTCGAGTCCTGGATCAACCAATTGTGTCGCAGGGACGTCTTAACCTGCGGATACTGGATTCACGGCGCCGGCCGGGGGTCCGGACGTCGCGGGGGAGGGAATCGCTGTGATGACCAATCGGGAGAAGCTGCGCTACCGCCGGGAGATGCACCAGCGGATCCGGGAACTGGTGGCGGAGCGTCGACAGGCGCGCATCAGCGGGACAGGGCTGGCCGACGGTGGGGACGCCTCCGCCGCGGACCAGCGGGTCGGCCACGACGAGGAAGCGCTCGTCGGCGGGTGAGTGCGCGGCCCGGATCAGGCGACGGTTGACGAGGGGCATCCGTCGCCGATCCGGGCCGTCGCCGTCTGGCACCGCAGGCCGGGACCGACCGGCCTCAGCTGGCCAGCCACCGGTGCAGGGTGGCCGCGCCGTCACGCAGCTTGGCGATCTCGACGTGTTCGTCGGGGTGGTGCGCGAGGTTCGGGTCACCCGGCCCGAAGTTGAGCGCCGGGATGCCGAGCGCGGCGAACCGCGCCACGTCGGTCCAGCCCAGCTTCCCCACCGGCGCCTCGCCGACCGCGGCCAGGAACTCCAGCGCCGGCTCGGCGGTCAACCCCGGCAGCGCCCCGGGCGCCAGGTCGGTCACCACCACGTCGAAGCCGTCGAACACCTCGCGGATGTGCTCCTGCGCCTGCTCTGGCGTCCGGTCCGGCGCGAAGCGGAAGTTGACCTCCACGTCGCAGCGGTCCGGCACCACGTTGCCGGCCACGCCGCCGCCGATGCGGACGGCGTTCATGCCCTCCCGATAGGTGCAGCCGTCGATGGCCACCGTCCGGGCCTGGTACGCGACGAGCCGGTTCAGCACCTCGGCGGCGGCGTGGATGGCGTTGACGCCGTGCCAGGAGCGCGCCGAGTGCGCGCGCCGGCCGGTCGTGCTCACGATCGCCCGCATGGTGCCCTGGCAGCCGGCCTCCACCACCCCGTACGTCGGCTCCAGCAGCACGGCGAAGTCGGCGGTCAGCCAGTCCGGGTGGGCCTGGGCGACGAGGTGCAGCCCGTTGTACCGGGACTCGATCTCCTCCGCCTCGTAGAAGAAGTAGGTCAGGTCGTACCGCGGGTCGGGCAGGGTGACCGCCAGGTGCAGCGCGTACGCCACCCCGGACTTCATGTCCGAGGTGCCGCACCCGTACATCAGGTCGTCCCGGATGGTGGACGGGAAGTTGTTGTTGATCGGCACCGTGTCCAGGTGCCCGGCGAGCACGACCCGCTGGGACCGGCCCAGGTCGGTACGCGCCATCACCGTGTTGCCGAGCCGCTGCACGGTCAGGTGTGGGACCGCGCGGAGCACCTCCTCGACGTGGTCCGCGAGTTCCTTCTCGTTGAGCGACACGGACTCGACATCCACCAGGGCGCGGGTCAACGCGACCGGGTCTGCCAGCACGTCAGGGGTCAGCGGGTTCACCATGCTGGGCACGGTACCGTCATGACCGGTCCGGCGAGTGGTCCGTCCGCTCCTGGGTAACCGAGGTCATCGGCGAAGATGGAGGGGCAACCCGTGATGTCAGCGCAGCCCGCCTGGGGCATCGGTCTGGCCACCGTCGGCGCGGGCGACCAGGTCCTGGACACCTGGTACCCGACGGGCAAGCTGGGCCTCGGCCCGCTGCCGCTGGTGCCCGGCGAGGACCAGGGCGACGTGCTGGACCTGCCGCCCTCGGCGGTGGGCGACCGGGCGCTGCCGGGGCTGCGCACGGTCGAGGTGACCACCCAGATCGGCTCGCTGGCCGACCCGATCAAGGGCACGGCCGACGCGTACCTGCGGTTGCACCTGCTCTCCCACCGCCTGGTACGGCCCAACGAGCTGAACCTGGACGGCATCTTCGGGGTGCTGCCGAACGTGGCCTGGACCTCCGCCGGTCCGTGCCCGCCGGACCGGGTCGACGAGCTGCGGGTGATCGAACGGGCCGCGGGCCGGCACCTGAGCGTGTACGGGGTGGACAAGTTCCCCCGGATGACCGACTACGTGGTGCCGGGCGGGGTGCGGATCGCCGACGCCGACCGGGTCCGGTTGGGCGCGCACCTGGCGTCCGGCACGACCGTGATGCACGAGGGCTTCTGCAACTTCAACGCCGGCACGCTGGGCGCCTCCATGGTCGAGGGCCGGATCGTGCAGGGCGTGGTGGTCGGGGACGGCTCGGACGTCGGCGCCGGCGCCTCGATCATGGGCACGCTCTCCGGCGGCGGCACCGAACGGGTCCGGATCGGCGAGCGGAGCCTGGTGGGCGCGAACGCCGGCATCGGGATCTCGCTCGGCGACGACTGCGTGGTCGAGGCCGGTTGCTACGTGACGGCCGGCTCGAAGATCACCCTCCCGGACGGCCGGGTGGTCAAGGCACGCGAGTTGTCCGGAATGAACGGCCTGCTGTTCTGGCGCAACTCGGTCACCGGTGCGCTGGAGGCGAAGCCGCGGGCCGGGCACGGCAGCACGCTGAACGCGGCGCTGCACGCCAACGACTGACCCCCGTTATCCAGGCAAGATTCCTCCTTTCGTACGAGGCCATTTAGCCCGAACGGACGATCCGTTCGTACGCATGTTTGCGCACTCTGGGTAATGAAGCGATTACTCTCCGGGGGGCGAGGTGCGCGGGCGGATCCTCGAACTGCGCGTCCACGGGGTGTCCAACACCCCGCCGGCGGACATCCTCGGCATCGTGGACGATGCCGAGGCCGCCAGCCGAGCCGTGCCACCGCGAATGGTGGCCGGGGACGCCACCACCGGCTTCTACCGGTCGGCCAGCCCCGACCCGGACGAGCCGGTCGAGGTCGAGGCGTACAGCTGGGGGCAGTTGACCTCCGGCGCCCGCACCGCCAAGGACGTGGAACGCGGGCTGTGGACCCTGCTGCTGCCGTTCACCCTGGCCAACGTCGCCCTGCACGCCCGGCCCGAGATACCCGCCGACCCGGACGAGGAACGCTGGCACAGCCGCAGCGGGATCGGCGCCTGGCTGATCCGGCTGTTCTGCCTCAGCCTGACCGCCACCCTGGTGCTCGCGGCCACCGGCGTGGGCGTCGACCTGATCGGCTGGCAGTGCGACACCGCCCGGTGCCTGGCGCAGGTCCCAGGCTCCTGGGAGTTCCTCGCCCAGGGGTGGTGGAGCCAGTCGGCCCGGCCGCTGGCCGTCGGCCTCCTGCTGCCGTACGGGCTGCTCGCGCTCGTCGGGCTGCTGACCTGGCGGACCTACCAGTACGAGGCGGACCTGCCCGCCGGACCGGCGGACCCGGCCGACGACGGGCTGGACAACCCGCTGCGACACCCGACGTTCTGGTGCGGCGAGGGCCAGGTCCGCCGGCTGGCCGCGCTGCACCTGGTCACCGGTGCCGCGGTGGCGACCGTCGTACCGCTGGGCGCCGTGCTCGCCGCGCAACCCCCGGCCGGCGCCCGGACGGTGCTGGCCTGGGCCGCCGCCGCGGCCCTGGTGGGCACCGTGGTACTCGCCGCCGCCGCGCTCGGACACCCGTACATCGCCCGCCGCTGCGGGCCCGCGCCGCTCGGCGGGTACGCCACCGGGCTGATCTGGCTGGTCCTGGCCGGCATCGCGGCGGCGCTGGCCGTGCTGCTCCTGCCGGCCACCGCCGGCGGGGTCCCGCTCGGCGACGCCCACTCCGCCGGCTGCCTCGCCGGCTGCGCCCGGGACCACTCACTGCCCGGCTTCAACGGCCTGCTCGGCTGGCTGGCCAGCGCACAGGTGCTGATGATCGTCGCGGTCGCCGGCGTCTCCCGTACCGGCCGCGGCACGCTCGCCGGACCCGCCGCCGCGGCGGTCGCCCTGCCGGCCGCCGTCGGCTGGCTCAGCGGCGTGGTGCCGGGTGTACCACCGGCGCCCGGCTGGCTGCCGACCTGGGCGGTGCTGGTCGCGGTCTTCGCCGGCACCGCGGCCGGGACGCTGCTGCTGCCCCGCCGGCCCGCCGCGCCCACCGGCGCCGGCCGGTACGACCGGATGGCCTGGGGTGGCTGCGCGCCGGCCGTCCTGGCCGGACTCGGCTGGCTGCTCGCCGCGTCATACAGCGCCGGAGCCCTGTACTGGACCACCGCCCGGCTCAACCGCGGCGGCGACGCCGCGCCCGTCCTGCTGCCGGTGCCGGTGGCCTGGGCCGGTCCCGCGTTCCTGCTCGCGCTGCTCGCGCTGGTCGGCACCGGGGTCCGGATCTGGGTGGAGGTGCTGCTGCTGCGCCGGCGGATCCTGGCCGGCCTGATCAGCACCGGGCCGCCGCTGTCCGCGCACGAACGGCGGCGGGCGCGGGACGTCGCCATGTTCCACGCCCTGCACCGGCTGGTCGGCGACCGCGTGCTGCGGCTGGTCGGCCAGTTCACCGCGCTGGCCGGGCTGCTCGCCGCGCTGGCCACCGCGGTCGCGCTGGCCGGGCTGCAACCGGTGGCCGTCAGCCCGGCCGGCTGGGCGATGCTGGTCCGGGCGGCGGTCGACGGCGGCGCCTCGCTGGCCGGCCTGCTGCCCGTGCTGGTCTGCGCGCTGGGGCTGCTGGTCTACCGGAACGACACGGTCCGCCGGGCCGTCGGCGTGGTCTGGGACATCGGCACCTTCTGGCCCCGGGCCGCCCATCCGCTCGCCCCACCCAG is a genomic window containing:
- a CDS encoding UvrD-helicase domain-containing protein; the protein is MTQPSLFAAAPAPPAADAGPRYTPVELARLLRLPAPTREQAAIVAAPVEPLLVVAGAGSGKTETMAARVVWLVANGYARPEQILGLTFTRKAAGELAHRVRTRLGQLVRRLGRDPRDRDGDLIGGEPTVATYHSYAARVVTEHGLRSGYEPATRLLTEAARWQVVDWLVRTYDGDMTGVDRTPATITDAVLALAAELAEHLVEPGDLAAWTGRFFAEVQSRPGRVYADVRRALGVQQTRLKLLPLVRAFQQRKLDFEAMDFGDQLLRAARVAREHPEVGATERERYRVVLLDEYQDTSHAQVVLLRSLFGGGHPVTAVGDPCQSIYGWRGASAGTLDRFPTEFPRPDGGAAHALTLSTSWRNRPEILRVANALSAPLRSAGAEVAELSAAYSTAEPIPGRTARGAPADTVCCALLPTYADEAEWIADGILAAWRGAARSTALPEQIPLDRRPSTAVLVRLRSQIPAIEAALRARGLPVEVMGLGGLLDTPEVQDVVCTLRVLADPTDGAALLRLLTGARWRIGPRDLVELHRRARAIATARRELPRLAAAEAQPEPGLGAGGHRPLFPVVEEAGAVDPEIVTDSLDEATLVEALADLGPAQRYSAEGYARLKAYGRELALLRHRLDQSLPDLIADIERTTGLDVEVAVRAGLGGSGGDAGLARGHLDALGDVAARFTRDSAGAPLSAFLAFLAAAQDEERGLAPGEVEVVEGAVQVLTAHAAKGLEWDVVAVAGLSRAVWPGPVRGSDHYLYGLGVLPFPLRGDAAGLPELSLAEATDQKGVAAALTRFSERWWAHDEREERRLGYVAVTRPRRLLLCSGYWWGEGTKRPRGPSAFLTEIRDQCLAGAGTVDEWAPEPAPDEPNPTSRIVPRADWPADPLGARRPDVADGAALVRRALTAVEGAPAAPVDGADRPAAVDGADRPPAVDGADRPPAVGGADGADRPVPVGGADRPAPADAGRWRQEVDLLLAERDRLARQTGAVQVPLPDHLTVSQLVTLHRDPQQLARTLRRPLPARPDPYARRGTAFHTWLEQRFGAGRLLDIDELPGSADEEAAGDEELLALQERFLASEWAERVPVEVEVPFATVVAGVVVRGRMDAVYAAPGGRFEVVDWKTGRRPAGPAARAAAVQLAAYRLAWAELAGVPVDRVRAAFHYVREGATVRPADLLDAEGLAALVAGVPMAEPR
- a CDS encoding TIGR00730 family Rossman fold protein, which gives rise to MAAICVFCASSRTLEPSWLDIAAQTGREIARRGHTLVSGGGCVGMMGAVADGARSGGGHTLGVIPQLLVDREVADVSADELIVTEGMLDRKNVMIEKSDAFLTLPGGLGTLDELFEVWTTATLGIHRKPVVLLDAGGFYTGLVDWLVGLAGTRFVSRSAIDMLAVADSVPAALEAIEERLG
- a CDS encoding TIGR00730 family Rossman fold protein — translated: MKQDGDGGRVRAREWHRGAVTLRREAIPASTADQRLLDSRSRADWKTKDAWRALRILSEFVEGFDTLADLPPAVSVFGSARSGPDSPECKLAEKLGGALAGAGYAVITGGGPGVMEAANRGASEAGGLSVGLGIELPFEQGLNDWVDLAIDFRYFFARKTMFVKYAQAFVVLPGGFGTMDELFEALTLVQTGKVTRFPVVLMGTAYWRGLLDWLRDTMAADGKISQVDLELVCVTDSVPEAVRHIVDADAALTAEQRAREDEAVARTAADQQAAYRKSAADSKER
- the dapE gene encoding succinyl-diaminopimelate desuccinylase: MVNPLTPDVLADPVALTRALVDVESVSLNEKELADHVEEVLRAVPHLTVQRLGNTVMARTDLGRSQRVVLAGHLDTVPINNNFPSTIRDDLMYGCGTSDMKSGVAYALHLAVTLPDPRYDLTYFFYEAEEIESRYNGLHLVAQAHPDWLTADFAVLLEPTYGVVEAGCQGTMRAIVSTTGRRAHSARSWHGVNAIHAAAEVLNRLVAYQARTVAIDGCTYREGMNAVRIGGGVAGNVVPDRCDVEVNFRFAPDRTPEQAQEHIREVFDGFDVVVTDLAPGALPGLTAEPALEFLAAVGEAPVGKLGWTDVARFAALGIPALNFGPGDPNLAHHPDEHVEIAKLRDGAATLHRWLAS
- the dapD gene encoding 2,3,4,5-tetrahydropyridine-2,6-dicarboxylate N-succinyltransferase; the protein is MMSAQPAWGIGLATVGAGDQVLDTWYPTGKLGLGPLPLVPGEDQGDVLDLPPSAVGDRALPGLRTVEVTTQIGSLADPIKGTADAYLRLHLLSHRLVRPNELNLDGIFGVLPNVAWTSAGPCPPDRVDELRVIERAAGRHLSVYGVDKFPRMTDYVVPGGVRIADADRVRLGAHLASGTTVMHEGFCNFNAGTLGASMVEGRIVQGVVVGDGSDVGAGASIMGTLSGGGTERVRIGERSLVGANAGIGISLGDDCVVEAGCYVTAGSKITLPDGRVVKARELSGMNGLLFWRNSVTGALEAKPRAGHGSTLNAALHAND